ACCATGAGGTAGTCTGCCCTTCCCATGTGATGTCTTCAAACTTGCACCCTCTTCCTACTCAATCCTACCCTTCCCAGATTAACGCTTCAGGTACTGGCCTGCAGCCAACTGAAACAAGTCAGCCTGCCATTCAGACGGCACATCCTGACACCGAGAATCTATTCTTGCAGTCACCGGTGGATAATAGCTCAAGACAGGGAGAAAACATGGGAAAAGATTTGCATCCACACTGTGTTTCAAGTTTTGCCACCAGTGTGAATTCAGCACCCCCTGcacaaatgaataatgcaaaCTGTGGTTTAAGCCACACTAGTCCGATGCCCTCAAATACAGAAGGACTGGATAACCCTCTTTTGACATCAGCTTTGGAAAGCCTTCCACATTCGCACATGCCTTCTTACTTGGACAGTCTGAAGGACCCAGTTTTACCAAATCATTTAGAAAATTCAAGTCCCGTGTATCAACCTCATACTCAAAACTCTTCATTTTCTGGTTTCAACCCCCCAGAAAGAATGATTGATgcacaaatgcaaaacaatgtgCGCCCAGGTTTTCCAACACAAGATAATTCTGCGATGCAGCCAGCTGTTGAGTCTGGGCAACCAGAAAACAGGAACATTTTAACAGCTAATGGTAACACCCTGACTGTGAAACGGACCAAGAGGAACAAAAGGGCTAAGTGGCCTGCCATCATAAAAGATGGGAAGTTCATCTGCTGCCGGTGTTTTAGAGAATTCACCAGCCCGAAATCACTTGGCGGTCACTTGTCAAAGCGTTCTCATTGCAAACCATTTGATGAAACTGAGCTGTCTGCAGAGCTGCCCACATCATTTCTTGATCTTCTTAATTCTCCACATGTGTTGAATGCTCCACAGAATGCTATGGCTTCAAATTTTAATCCTAGTGCGACATTCAAAGACCAGCCTAGTCAGCCACTGGATCGGGGCTCATTAGACTCAAGGTTTTTCCCTAATGTTACTTTCCCACAGGCTAATGGATCAACTTATTCAAGTGCGGATGATCAAAATGGTGCAGTTCTGAAGGAAGTTATGGACAGTCCAGCTATTCAAAACCTCTTTGAGTCATCTGGAATTCCACAGCAGACATTTCAAAATCCTTCTGGTTCTTGTCCTTCTGATGGTCGTTTGCCAGAAAGCACAGTTATTCAGCACACTGGAAATGTTACAGTTAAAACGGAGAACCAACCCCAGAGGATAGACTTAGTCAAACATGACACTAGCTCTGCATTTGGTAGCAATGACTTCTCTGATCCTATTTCTCAAATGCTGGCAGAAAATAACTCTTCAGTATCATTAAGTAGTCTTCCCACTGACCATCTGAATCAGGTACTAAGAGCTGAAACTCTAATGAAAATGAGAGACATGAAAGGAAATGGAGATCCCCAGCCAGGTGCACTGTCAAATGATGGCCTTTTGGAAGCAATGGCCAGTCTGGCACAAAACCTTATGACAAATCCATTGCTCCAGATTACGTCATCTGAACCTTGTCAGCAAACTGTGATGCCAACTAGCCCCCAGGATGATGCACACAAAGAGAAGTTAGAGAAGGATGTCAAGAAGAAATTACGTGAACAAATTTTAGCTGGGGACCTCCTTAGAAGGGCCAGTTTGTCTCAAACGGCTACTGTTGATGTGATGTCCAGTTCAAGAAACTCCACTGTACTGAATGGCCAAACTGGCATCCAACAAACTGTGGAGAGCCAACAGAGTTTGGAGTCCTCCAGAACTGTTCAGTTACCCCCTGGCAACAAGATGAATAGTGGAATGGTTGTGGTGCCTACTTCTGAAAATGAGTCAAGTGCTGTAGGTCATAAACACCCAGGAGTTATTCCTTCAGAGCCAGTTGAGGGTGCTGTCCCAGGAATCACAATGACGAATGACACTGATACAGGCCCTGCTGTTTTGTCTGGTGCTGAAGATGAAACAGTCGTTGAAATTCAGAGAGCATTACAAAGGTTGGATTTAGACAAAGAAGTTTATGAGAACACCCAAGTTGTTAAAAATTGCTCCCCTGTCACCACATTAAGCAATCCCATTGTGAATAATGATTTAGTGAAGCCTAACATCATTATAACCCAAGAGGAAAATTTGGTAAAACCGTTTGTTTGTCACAATGAAGGGTGCAACTACAGAGCCATGACAAAAGATGCTCTGTTCAAACACCTTTCAAAACAACATAATTATACTGGGGAGATGATAAATGAGATTAAAAAGAATCATGGTAAATTTGCCCCTTTTCGCTGCCAGATGTGCAGTAAGACATTCACCAGGAACTCAAACCTTAGAGCACATTGTCAAACAGTTCATAGCTTTTCACAAGATGATATGGTTAAGTTTAAATTGGCAcgaaattttaacaaaaaagtgGACTTGGAATCCAACAATGGCCAGGTCGGTGTGGACAGGTCTGTTCAAAATTCTACCCTTCCTCATTGTGGAAGGCCAAATGTGAACATCACAAAACAGCACATGTGTACCGATGGCGGACAAGAGCGGTTAGATGCGTCTTTGACACAGAATGTGTTACATATGCAAGAAAAGCCTAGTCAAGAGTACCATTCAAGAACTTTTGAGGAGAAAACTGCTTTAAGCGCAGCTGCACAAGATTCACGTCAGAATAACATCTGTTCGCTGGGGCCTCAAGTGCAGCCAGTGCCGCAAATACCTACCGGAGAGCAAGCTCCACAAGGAATGGTTATAAATGGACCTCCCATTGAGAGACATGCCTCCATGATGGGCACCCTTGCAGCTGAACAACGCTTAAATGTTTTCCATGCAACTGTCCCCAGCATGCCTGGTCAGCAGTTATCAAGGCCACCAGCTGGAAGAGTTTTACCAGATGGAGTGTCTTCTTCAGGACAGGTTGCACCAGGCCCCCCCCAGAGAGATCCCCCACAAGGTCTTGGGGTATTCTCTCAAGAAATGGGACCACAAAGTATCAAGCCAAAAGTGGCCAAACCCAAAGCTGAAAcccccaaaaaaattaaagaaaagaaggaaagaaagccAGCATTGAAAAATGGTGAAGTGGATAACACTTTCAGCCCTTACAGGCCTTATCGATGTGTCCACCATGGATGTGTAGCAGCATTCACTATTCAGCACAATTTAATTCTCCATTACAAAGCAGTACATCAGTCTCATCTGCCCAAATTTGAAGGTAATGATGATGAACAAGATGAACCACGTGAAGATGTCAAAGTGGAGCAGGAAAGTGAAGATGTGCAGGTGAATGAATTTAGATGTCAAGTCAAAGATTGTTCAAGAATATTCCAAGAAGTGACAGGCTTGTTGCAACATTATCTTCAGCTACACAAATTCACTCTGGATAAAGCAGGTACTCTGATTAACAGTATAAACCTTGGAAGATTTCAGTGTGATCAGCCAGAATGTGATATATTCTTCACTGCTTTCTGGAAATACATTGCTCACATTGAAGAAGATCACAAGGAGGCAAAGTTCTCTAAGGTAGAAGCCATTGATGGGTTGTTTCGGTGTGAGGTTGAAGGTTGTGACCGTGGTTATGCTACACGGTCTAATCTCCTCCGTCATACCATGAAAAAACATCAGGATCTTTACAAAATTCAACTCATGACACAACGGAAGAATCAGGACCGGGAGAAATTTGGCGCAAAGAAGCCTTTGATTGAAACAGTGCAGACTGGTGATGGgaaagaaaatatgcaaaacaataaaaaaatgacacaaaagggaattgagaaaaagaaaaatgatgatGTAAAAAATAATCACTGGACAAAGTATGGAAAACCTTCTTTGAAATCCAAAGAGGAAGCTTCAGTAATGTGTACAAAGAAATTCCCCCTGCAATATCCATGCATGATAAAAGGTTGTGAGACTGTTGTAAGTTCAGAACGAAACATAATGAAGCACTACATCAGGCATGGTCTGGCTGAGCGGTACTTGGAGCAGCAGCGAAGTTACTtcattttttgcaaaaagttgtCCCGTTCCAAGTGCAAGTACTGGTCTTCTAGAGGCAGAGCCAAGTTTGTGGACAGCTCCACGGAAACATCTGAAAACGAGGATGCAGTTGATACGGGTACTGAAGCAAGTGAAACAGAGAGCGCCAAACCCACCTCCAGAAAGGATGAGATCCCAGAGGATGCAGAAATGTCAGATGCCAAGCAGTCCACTGACGATAGCTCTGACACTAAATCTGTTGCATCAGCAACTATCAAGAGGAGAAGGGGGCGGCCTCGCAAAGAGGATTGTGAGGAAAGACTTACTCGTAGCAAGGCGATGGAGAGGCTAAGAACAAGGAGCAGCACGGTCAGTTGTGTAGGTAACGGCTCTGATTCAGCTAACTCATCCTCTGGTACTGGCCCAGCGAATGAGGAGCAACATGATCAAACTATTACTTTGAGCTCTTTCAAACCCATGGGATTTGAAGTGTCATTCCTGAAGTTCTTAGAGGAATCTACACAGTCTCCTACAAAAAGAAAAGCCATCGAGGAGCTCACCAGTGAAATTCCACTGAAGCGGGAGCGGACTATTCAGTTGAAAACGGCCACTGTATTGTGCAAACGATCAGATGTGTATGTGCGGCCTAAAGCAGAGCAGAATTGTATAGACTTTAGAAACCCCCAAAAGTTGAcatcactgaaaaatgtaaaaattgtggTTGACAATGCCTTCTCTCATGTGGCTGACCTTTTGCTCAAGCAACTTCAGGAAATGCGACCTTTGGTGATTCTACAAAAGTAGATGTTAAAGTGTTAACTGACTGGTTGAATGTCTCCATTACTGAAGCATAGTACTCAGGattagaacagaaaaaaaaaaaaaaaacctcttgcaGACTTGTGtccaaaaacaataacaaatttgGATAGGTGTATTTTCCAACACTAAGCAGTATCAAGTTACTTGTTAGTTGTTAAGTGTACTACAggagtattttaattttttaaaatattaaaaataaaaatgaattttaaagttTTGGTAAAGCATTCATTTGGCTCTTTTACAagacatgtacatttaaattaatcttttgtAGTACTGGTAATGTGTAGAGAATTGAAGCTGTAAAGcatgtttgtatttatgaagCTTATCAAATTTAGTTgcttttgcaaaattttggACAATGACACGAGTCATGAAGTTTTAATAAATCCCcatgggaattttttttcttttttgcaacaAAATGGTAATGTAAACGGTTggaaatagtgttgtgtatagATTGTTATGGGTTGTTCTGATAAATTAAAAGCTGTAGATAATACtttgtatatatacatgttATTTGAACTACTGCCACCAGCAGTCTGTAAGACcacttaaatcacattttactaCAGCTAGaatcatttatttgtgtgttcaCATTGCAGACTGTTTTATAGCATTGATTGTTTTTAGCAAATGTGGACATATTTATCCTAATGGAAAATAGAATATTTCtggttattgttattgttgaaACTATTATTGTAGCCCGATAAAACCCACTAATGAATTCTAACATGTCATTCACAActattataaatgtaatatgatacacttgtgtgcgtgtatgtgcaCGCATAAGATATATACCACAATTTGtgacagtgtttttttaaatataaatctaaAACAGTACACTGGATTCCTTTATGTACATCCTTATAAAATTTTCAGTGTCCCCTTTGAAGGAAAACACTGCGCTTTTTCCGTGAAGGCACACTGT
This genomic window from Scleropages formosus chromosome 1, fSclFor1.1, whole genome shotgun sequence contains:
- the znf292b gene encoding zinc finger protein 292b, which produces MADDEAERDGGARSATAAEVAALRERLRELGATVTTGAQAAEAGSVAESPEQAASRYCERFCQTLVDYSSRWKIEEDPQPLVEVYTAALLSYATTAPHLSSQCEEVNLVLERLTLSCVELLLSLPKEVPTAVWETVQSSVQAAQSLLQQKGVSQLRMLSMVAQESGPWANATLHSILSKETPDTGRVHEFLSTEGPVLLEMRIKHLIKDNQVEKAALLARACAEHPELGREGRFQQTYLVCLCAVVPRELLMQELSKVDCRDALEMICNVESEGDEKGAFSLCSGFLTRQLLSGDMYCAWELTLFWSKLLKRLESSAQVFLDKCRQMSLLSKTVYHILFFIKVVQSEFEDVGLPVCIEMCIRALKMETEESGNTKATICKTVSCLLPSDLEVKRACQLTEFLLEPTVDSYYAVETLYNEPDQKLEEESLPVPNSLRCELLLVFKTHWPFDPEFWDWKTLKRHCLALMGEEASIVSSIDELNDSEIQDGLDDDETAKGHEFRDQIESFWDTTNELNEITDERRKKREIKKLREKGFISARFRNWQAYMQYCVLCDKEFLGHRIVRHAQTHVKDGMYSCPICAESFDSKEVLVPHVASHVKQSCKERLAAMKTSKKLANASKITVADSALQKDRLIERPIWKSKNVLNDVDLSQSNNADASALAKDEISAIRAEYTDEYSCPVANCRKGFKYFRNLIAHVKAHKNNEEAKRFLEMQSKKVVCQYCRRQFVSVVHLNDHLQVHCGVKPYICIQLNCKASFLSNTELLVHRKEHTVFKAKCMFPNCGRVFHEAYMLYDHEAQHYKTFTCREPSCGKVFHSQSQLDLHQEDHLAKEEPLTAEDHTPPVDNVDLPPQSLNGQPNNFAPKQEPSHSTPTDQEEVCEEGPQQNEPNMAANMHLCPPVPVKVKHSVESMLNPAPGPGPGQVSECSALDPNQQQFSAPRPDTSVIRSPVTACLSNPNQPRLADTSVQHDAGNMVSQDQSLLPVTYQSVLQDSNLSSQLDILQDPTQSLPLHNQGSNQSDASCVKVEGHVDNRGPVPAHHLDLFPNHNVPPSEQTPQCLSIVTPGVHPSAASTAPPQTVSLPVYGSVTSNTVSPPVSLRNPVPPEGEKERHNCAFETCTRNYSSYRSVTKHMKAAHPEFYVQWKLAKKNNRILKPIIRTVSTGGNINSVMPSQDRRVSSIPVPVVQMQMQSTSSQSVPYSTVCPNPAVTSTSLSQSEACTNRANPNQIENILNPILLSQLGNSQNQPGTVQSHIEPSGSWSSQPGNHADHEVVCPSHVMSSNLHPLPTQSYPSQINASGTGLQPTETSQPAIQTAHPDTENLFLQSPVDNSSRQGENMGKDLHPHCVSSFATSVNSAPPAQMNNANCGLSHTSPMPSNTEGLDNPLLTSALESLPHSHMPSYLDSLKDPVLPNHLENSSPVYQPHTQNSSFSGFNPPERMIDAQMQNNVRPGFPTQDNSAMQPAVESGQPENRNILTANGNTLTVKRTKRNKRAKWPAIIKDGKFICCRCFREFTSPKSLGGHLSKRSHCKPFDETELSAELPTSFLDLLNSPHVLNAPQNAMASNFNPSATFKDQPSQPLDRGSLDSRFFPNVTFPQANGSTYSSADDQNGAVLKEVMDSPAIQNLFESSGIPQQTFQNPSGSCPSDGRLPESTVIQHTGNVTVKTENQPQRIDLVKHDTSSAFGSNDFSDPISQMLAENNSSVSLSSLPTDHLNQVLRAETLMKMRDMKGNGDPQPGALSNDGLLEAMASLAQNLMTNPLLQITSSEPCQQTVMPTSPQDDAHKEKLEKDVKKKLREQILAGDLLRRASLSQTATVDVMSSSRNSTVLNGQTGIQQTVESQQSLESSRTVQLPPGNKMNSGMVVVPTSENESSAVGHKHPGVIPSEPVEGAVPGITMTNDTDTGPAVLSGAEDETVVEIQRALQRLDLDKEVYENTQVVKNCSPVTTLSNPIVNNDLVKPNIIITQEENLVKPFVCHNEGCNYRAMTKDALFKHLSKQHNYTGEMINEIKKNHGKFAPFRCQMCSKTFTRNSNLRAHCQTVHSFSQDDMVKFKLARNFNKKVDLESNNGQVGVDRSVQNSTLPHCGRPNVNITKQHMCTDGGQERLDASLTQNVLHMQEKPSQEYHSRTFEEKTALSAAAQDSRQNNICSLGPQVQPVPQIPTGEQAPQGMVINGPPIERHASMMGTLAAEQRLNVFHATVPSMPGQQLSRPPAGRVLPDGVSSSGQVAPGPPQRDPPQGLGVFSQEMGPQSIKPKVAKPKAETPKKIKEKKERKPALKNGEVDNTFSPYRPYRCVHHGCVAAFTIQHNLILHYKAVHQSHLPKFEGNDDEQDEPREDVKVEQESEDVQVNEFRCQVKDCSRIFQEVTGLLQHYLQLHKFTLDKAGTLINSINLGRFQCDQPECDIFFTAFWKYIAHIEEDHKEAKFSKVEAIDGLFRCEVEGCDRGYATRSNLLRHTMKKHQDLYKIQLMTQRKNQDREKFGAKKPLIETVQTGDGKENMQNNKKMTQKGIEKKKNDDVKNNHWTKYGKPSLKSKEEASVMCTKKFPLQYPCMIKGCETVVSSERNIMKHYIRHGLAERYLEQQRSYFIFCKKLSRSKCKYWSSRGRAKFVDSSTETSENEDAVDTGTEASETESAKPTSRKDEIPEDAEMSDAKQSTDDSSDTKSVASATIKRRRGRPRKEDCEERLTRSKAMERLRTRSSTVSCVGNGSDSANSSSGTGPANEEQHDQTITLSSFKPMGFEVSFLKFLEESTQSPTKRKAIEELTSEIPLKRERTIQLKTATVLCKRSDVYVRPKAEQNCIDFRNPQKLTSLKNVKIVVDNAFSHVADLLLKQLQEMRPLVILQK